One Gammaproteobacteria bacterium DNA segment encodes these proteins:
- a CDS encoding GNAT family N-acetyltransferase yields MESLISNFQLVAIQEKHDQAISDVITKTGAEFGAIGEGFGPSDEEVRQMSKFYQASAKSLYLVALIDDQVVGGCGIAPFETSNEVCELRKLFLLPQSRGNGIGQALTEQCLHFAKQNDFTQCYLDTCSNMTTAIALYNKLGFNHLTQPLAGTVHSGCNVWMLKHLSS; encoded by the coding sequence ATGGAGTCGCTTATCTCTAACTTTCAATTGGTTGCAATTCAAGAAAAACACGATCAGGCTATTAGTGACGTTATCACTAAAACAGGTGCCGAGTTTGGCGCAATAGGTGAGGGGTTTGGTCCGTCTGACGAAGAGGTTCGTCAAATGAGTAAATTCTACCAAGCCAGTGCCAAAAGCTTATACCTTGTTGCCTTAATTGATGACCAAGTTGTCGGTGGTTGTGGCATTGCACCGTTTGAGACAAGCAATGAGGTTTGTGAGTTACGCAAATTATTTTTACTGCCGCAAAGCCGTGGTAACGGTATTGGCCAAGCGCTAACAGAGCAATGCTTGCACTTTGCCAAGCAGAATGATTTTACCCAATGTTATCTCGACACCTGCTCTAATATGACCACTGCGATTGCGCTATATAACAAGCTGGGTTTTAACCATCTTACTCAGCCACTCGCTGGTACTGTTCATAGTGGTTGTAATGTTTGGATGCTAAAACACTTGAGTAGCTAG